The Bactrocera dorsalis isolate Fly_Bdor chromosome 2, ASM2337382v1, whole genome shotgun sequence region accgagagtcgAAAAGGAAAGCGGGATGCATTTTCAgacaaaaaaaagagagaggccgaaatgagtAGATATGAAGACCTTGACTTGCTGGTCGACAGGGGCAatgattgaaatttttacaaaaaatgcggcgactaacagaaggtttcaagaccggagcatactcctgtagcaTCCCCAGAAGTGATCTGGCGACGGATGCCCGGTACGAAGAGCATACTGAAACTTTAGAGGAAGCACTTCTCCAACCTAACAAATGGCAACGAAAACTTAACACCAAGAGATGGTGATCCCGATCTtccaatcgatgatgatggagtCTCCCGAACATTAAGAAGCTCGAACAGCAATTCCCCGTCAGGGGATAAACtttctcaacatcgcatatctTATCGAGCATActatgtgaaatattaaagcccatcgtcaaaAAACTCCGTCGCGATCGGGAAGAATCTCTTCGAGCCTTTCGATACTAAACTAGGTTTCAGATAACGCGACTTCCTATCGTGGGACTTCTTCAATCCACTCCCcttgagaaaataattcgagcagcAGAACTCAATTGagcaggtaccatcttctataagagcgtACAGCTACTGGCAaccgccgatgatattgatatcattagccTTAGTGTTAGTggttagttctgatttctccgGACtaaataaggaagcgaagcaaattggTCAGTAGTAAAGGAGGGTAAGAGGAAATATCTCTTGTAATGAAACTAACAGTCGTCGGACTTGCGACTTGGCTCCTACGTCATTGTTGggagtcataacttcgaagtcgtagattattttgtctatcttggaaccagtgttAATACCAACAACTCTgtcagcctcaaaatccaacgcagaataactcttactaACGGGTTTAACTTCAGACTTCtattgctatatggtgcagaggcatagacgatgacaacatttgatgagtcggtGCTACGAATTTTCGAAAGAAAGCtgctgcggaagatttatggtattTTGTGCACTGGGGACTGGAACGATGAGtggtacgagatatacgataaAATTAACATAGTTAAGCGAAATAAGAGACAACGGCTACTCTGGCTAGGTGATGTCGTCCGAATCTGAGAGTATTCGGCGCAGTAGCTGCCAGGggaagctaggtccttctccacctagtccttccaaagaaattaaaatccTTTGGAAAGAtgaggtgaagaaggacctggctacacttggaatctccaattggcaccaaagGGGTGTCTACGGCAATAGAGAAAacctaatattaaaatttgcatCTAATTCACTTAATGACGACTGAAAAGATTGTgaataaataagtttaaaaaaattaaatcggtCAGGATTACCCTCTATATTGTCCAAGATAATTGTGACCGGGTTTGTTGTTTTCTGCTCCGTCCACCTAAACTCTCTGTTTATCCGCCAtctattttctataaatatttaattaattaattttaaaataatcaaataatacaacattatatttaaatgCACTTACATTTACCATGTTACAGCGGAGAAATCAAAACGCGAGATGAAAAAATGAATGTAATTTCACTGATAATGTAAAACGTAaaaaatgaacagctgtttTCCGATATTGCCATTCTGcgaaattttgcaataaatgcCACAAGTTTGCGGCATTAAATGAGTACCACTAATAcccttttttatttctgttgctTGAATTCGTGTTATCTATTCTCAACTCGCCTATTGGAGTAAATACCGTTATATCAAAATGTTCACAGACATTCTGGGTCGAGTATAAACttcaactttattatatatGGCACCCTAACTGTTATGAATAGTTATTCCATCAGCTGAAAGAACTGGAAATTGATAAGGATAAGGCTTCATGGATCGTGCTATGAAACTAACAAAAGGTTCTAAAAATTTAATCTGCAAAGAaatcaatttgcaaaaaatttactgtcatgctgcttatttttaatttaatttttttgccaaaGAATACGTGTACAAAGTTTcaataagataaataaaataagtggtGATGACTGATGATGTAATAGTACGAGTATAGTAAGACTGTTTGAATAAAGTTAAATCTTCGCtgcttaagaaaaaaaaaatacattatttcttcaagtaattttgaaagctagttacgcattgtgaatgattcacattagaagagcaagagagaataaacaaagtaatcaaactttgtgcgtatgtatgtatgtatgtatgtgtatggcaacacaaatattttcattgagatttaaggaatgtggttgatgattggtaagttttatacaacatttcaaaattaactatatttcataataatgattttaactaatttaagatgaatttaacgattactttgaatttccttcaagaaagaATTGTTgattaattgtttattaaaaattagtagtcGATTTCTTCAGAGCTGCCTACTAGCAGCGGCGTTAAATTTTCTTGACCAATTGACTAATTCTTTTTTATGAAGTTTTTGCATTTCTTGAGAActggatactaagctttaaGATATCTAACGTTACCAAAAGTTTGAAAAGAGTGTATTTATAGCTGtggtatacgaggtgtgttcaaaaagtatcgcgaatatctcatggggattactttgaaggggacaaaatagatattcatgaataaataaataatttttgaaaaaacacaaaattcgcgatactttttgaacacacctcgtatttgtgtatacaaaacatatgtatgtatgtatgttcttttGCGTCCTATGGATATACAGTAACAGACAAAAGTCTAGAGTTTTCGTGATTATGAAAGTATaagcaatttttacaaaaaaacgtTTATACAGTTTTATCCTATGCATCATAATAAACTAAAACAGGTTATTATTGGTTTATTGGATTATTATTGGTTTTAGTTGTAGTTGAAAAGATATACAGTACGAACTCGGTAATCGCAACTAATAGAAATCTAGGTAGTTGCACTTATTGAGTTTGTTGCACCCAGCgaggaaaaatatataacaaaaaatatgacaaataaAAATCGTTTTATGATAtagaaagcttatttttttattaaaaatttgattttttaaacatatcaGGTATTATTGTCTGCACTTTTTTCTTATTAAGGGTTTTTATTATAGCCCTTTCACGAAGCTCCTTCAGAAATATAATGTCTTTTATTGGAATATCGTTTTCCTCAGCCCACTGAATGCATGTGTTAAAAGATTACATAGCAACTGATCCTTTCATTTTAGGATGTGGAATAACATCCGCTTCGCTATCATCggaattttcaatttctacgGCTTCTTTATCCACTTCTTGATAAGCAGCACTTTCGTGCATCCATTCATTTAGCTCTTCATTTGTGAACGAATCATTTGGTGCAAGTTCTTGGAGCATTGATACAAGGATTGCGCGTTCATTTTCAATTTCCCTTTTTAGAATGCTGAGAGGAATATCGTCCTCTTCACTCCACTCAACATCTGGTTTCACTAACATATTCCAGCACTTGCGAATGGAGGTTGCTGACACTTTTTCCCATGAACTTGCAAGAAGACAGATAGCATGTCTTAAGTtgaattcctttattttttcttccagATGAGTGGTTTTATTCCCTATTAAATGCTCCAAAAGACTTTTTTTGTAATAGACTTTTGTTAAGTTAATAACGTTTTGGTCCATTGGTTGGAGAATCGCGGTACAGTTAGGTGGAAGACACATAACGGTTATCATTCCATCATCACTTTTCATCTCATTGTCTTTAAGATAACACGGGGCGTTATCCAAGACCAATAGGGCTTTTTTGGGAAGTCCCTTGGATTCTAGAAATTCGCGTACCTATAACaatccaaaaaaatacaaataaattttaaacaaaaattcaatacatttcGTATTTCTCACCTCAGGAACAAACGTATGATGAAACCAGTCTTCGAAAAACAAATAAGTCATCCACGAGTTCTTGTTAGCCTTGTAGACAACgggcattttttgaaaatttttgaatgttcTAGGGTTTTTTGCTTTTCCAATGACAAAGAGCTTAACTTTGTGCGTACCCGAAGCATTTGTGCATGCAAGAAATGTTATTCTTTCCTTACTAACTTTCCGACCAGGAGCAGATGATTCCTTTAAGCTCACCAACGTTTTATCTGGCATCTGCCTGAAAAACAATCCGGACTCGTCGGCATTATAAATTTGTTCTGCAGAAAGATCAAGCTCcttgattttatttctaaaacgtATTACAAATGGGTCGACGGACGCTGTCTTATTGGAAAGCTTCTCtccacaaattttcaattggcGGAGGCCATATCGCTTTTTGAAATTAGATACCCAACCATTACTTGCATGAAAAAATCCtgtcttttcttttattttctcatGGAGCTTGCGAGCTTTTGCTTTGACGATATCGAAGGATATAGGCACATTTTCACTCCTTTGTTTCAAAAACCACTTGTAGAGAGCCTTTTCCATTCTTGGGAATTCACAAGATTTTAAGGTTTGCCGTTTTCCTGGCCCAGTTTCCATATTTGTGGCATATTTAAGTAAAcaagtttttttcttctttattctcGTAATTGTCGACTTGTGAACTTTATAATCAATACAAAGAGCTTTTGTCGATACACCACTTTCTAGTTTAtctaaaatttcagttttttctttaattgttagttttattaattttcttgtgACCACCATGACTTTTACACATAAAACACTACCGGCGTGTTGCAAAATAAACTGATAATGAAAGTCATTTGTTGACAATTGCtcttaacacacacacaaaaacagcGAAGTCGACAGAGCAACGGTAAAATAACGATCAGTTTgtgaatacaaaacaaaaaatgccatAAGAAGAAACCGACAAAAAAAGAACTGAAGCAAAACATATTTAGATGTAAAGTTGCTGTTATTGAGGTCAATATTTTTGAGTAGTTGCACTTATAAAGGTTACATTGCTATGTTTTATAGTGTTGCAAGAATCGAGGTGTTGCGTGTATCGAGGGTTGCGGTTACCGAGTTTATACTGTATCACTTAGCAGAAAGAATTTtgtgataaaatataaaaatgaaaaattttttattatgaaattttaaaaataaaaaaaaacgacggtacaaacatttgtaaacacaacttaaaaaataatgattctACTGAAATTAACCCGCGCAGTATTCATTTGAGAATGGTAAGTATCTCATAAAAACGGTAGCTTAAATGTCATAGAAATGGACAAATAGTGaaaagtcttcttcttctttactggcgtagacactgcttatgcgattatagccgagttaaaaacagcgcgccagttgttacTTATTTTcgttacgtggcgccaattggaaaccTCAAACGAAGCCAGgactttctccacctggtctttccaacggagtggaggtcttcctcttcctctgcttcccccggcgggttcTGCGTCGAATacattcagagctggagtgttttcgtccatacgtacgacataacctagccagcgcagcctcTTAATttgttgaactatgtcaatgccgtcgtatatctcatacagctaatagttccatcgaatgtgttattcgccgtggccaacgcgcaaagaaccatagatttttcgcagaacctctctctcgaaaattcataataacgactcatcagatgttgccatcgtccatatctctgcaccatatagctggacggactttttgttcgtcgagagaggtccaaagtagcacatgttggcaagaattattttgggttggatttcgaggctgacattattgcTGCTGTTAATGATGGTTCtaagatggacgaaattatctgcaacttcgaaattatgactgtcaacagtggcatgggtgccaagtcgcgagtgcgacgattgtttatttgatgacaggagatatttcgtcttgccctcgttcactgccagacccatttgttttgcttccttatatagtctggagaaagcagaactaacggagcggttgttgaggccaataatatcattatcatcggcatacgccagcagctatacattcttatagaagattgcaccttccctatttagttctgcagctcgaattattttattcaacaatagattgaagaagtcacacaatagagagtcgctttgtctgaaacctcgtttggtatcgaacgactcggagaggtaTTTCCCGATCATGACAGAGCTTTTGATATTGAttacgtcagtttacacaatcGTATTAGtcttgcggggataccaaatcagatatcgcgacataaaggcaacgtcccaggatttcggaaataaaatgggtatggtcgaATAGAGGAGATTCTgcagatcaagaatatatatagttatataagcttatagttttcaagatattcgcgtttaaagttgaaaattaccactatttgaagtacgtattttctcgatataaaattagttttgcacttatattttgaACTTTCATATCCACCAGCATTTCACTAATACGTTTGTACAGATTTATTCAACACTAGCTGACCCCACAGGccttgtcctgcgcgaaattatgtgttttgaaatgaaaagaaatttaaatttatcatttaatttttttttttttcaatgtaacgcagcttggtaaacaacattttttggtttctgttccggtgtacaaaAGATAATTCTGCAACTCGTGAGCACTCTACATAtatgaactcctttttgcgtgggcggccttcggccgcgcttcaaaaaaaataacccaggtcggtccaacaccggggtgcatcaaatttttttcgcgtagaactcctttttgcgtgggcggccttctgccgcgcttcaaaaaaaaataaccctggtcggttcAACATTGGGGtgcatcaaatttttttcgggtagaactcctttttgcgttggcggccttcgttTTTGCGGGCAATGGAAcctctgctccatcgtcatcgattggggaatcgggttccccttctcctggcgttatattTTCACTGCCTTTTAGCAGGCTGGTGAAGTGTTCCCTccttaattttagtatgctctgcgtttttgttgatttttcgaacattaccctgtcggccagcttgtcaagctcttcatactcacgcatttcggcctctctctttttccgttcgtaaatgcgtctcgcttagCTCTTCAGTTCTCGGTATCTATCACATCCTGCATGTATTAttgtcgatcgtaacgttgcgaggtaggcagcctgttttctctccgctgtgaCACGGCAcacctcgtcgtaccagctggttttttgcactttccgaaatagtaaaaaattagtACTCCAAAATTAGTCGAACACATATGTAGCAAATATACAGGCTCCGCAGGAGCATAATACACATTAatctattattttcaaataaaatgaaaatttcgttttaatttaGCAAAAGGACGTACAGAAAAAAAGGATGAATTcttgtaaaaaagaaattgtatttcAAGATGAATCGAAGTTCAACATTTTTGGGAGCGATGGAAGAAACCGAGTAAAAGTTGCTGCTGCAATATAATGCGATACCTTTAGTAAACGTAGCACCTTAAATTCAGTTTTGAatatacactcgtggccacgaaaatttcttaaattttattcggactttttcgttcgttcgggattttcttcaaattaatttttcttatgtttttaataaataagaaaattataatatagtttttaatttattacgtcAAAGGTGTAAAACACAAGCTTTTCTGTGTTTATACAAAAGAGgcagattttattgtttttaaagtaataaagcGACTAAACGTCGTGtttcaattaaagaaaaatgtaagtaagcactaatttcatttataaagtaaaagaaagtaaattagaataaattaaaaatattagtttttcatTGCATGTCAGTCTCTTATATTTCGCGCCCATTTTGTAAGCTCACTAACTtccaaataatttcatttatagctgaatgttttaaatttttaatatttctgataaataacatgtcattaacttagttctcaataaaaaattttaataccattATAAAGTGTTGTCAcaacacttgaaaattttaagtggTATCTATGAAATATTTGagggaagcaaaagaaaaaacagaTATTCACTGCTACTCAGCAACAG contains the following coding sequences:
- the LOC125776628 gene encoding jerky protein homolog-like yields the protein MVVTRKLIKLTIKEKTEILDKLESGVSTKALCIDYKVHKSTITRIKKKKTCLLKYATNMETGPGKRQTLKSCEFPRMEKALYKWFLKQRSENVPISFDIVKAKARKLHEKIKEKTGFFHASNGWVSNFKKRYGLRQLKICGEKLSNKTASVDPFVIRFRNKIKELDLSAEQIYNADESGLFFRQMPDKTLVSLKESSAPGRKVSKERITFLACTNASGTHKVKLFVIGKAKNPRTFKNFQKMPVVYKANKNSWMTYLFFEDWFHHTFVPEVREFLESKGLPKKALLVLDNAPCYLKDNEMKSDDGMITVMCLPPNCTAILQPMDQNVINLTKVYYKKSLLEHLIGNKTTHLEEKIKEFNLRHAICLLASSWEKVSATSIRKCWNMLVKPDVEWSEEDDIPLSILKREIENERAILVSMLQELAPNDSFTNEELNEWMHESAAYQEVDKEAVEIENSDDSEADVIPHPKMKGSVAM